The following proteins are encoded in a genomic region of Hypanus sabinus isolate sHypSab1 chromosome 19, sHypSab1.hap1, whole genome shotgun sequence:
- the selenok gene encoding selenoprotein K: MVYVSNGQVVDNRSQAPWSLSSITQFFWGIVEFIAFFFRTLFNPSGTDLKTSGSQTSWRRPDDGRGPPGAPRRRMGRINHGGGPAPPPMSGGUGR; encoded by the exons ATGGTGTACGTGTCCAACG GACAAGTTGTGGATAACAGGAGTCAAGCACCATGGAGCTTATCATCAATTACTCAGTTTTTCTGGGGAATAGTGGAGTTTATTGCATTTTT CTTTCGAACATTGTTCAATCCATCTGGAACTGACCTCAAAACATCTGGAAGTCAGACGTCCTGGCGTAGACCAGACGATGGAAGAGG gCCACCTGGAGCTCCACGGAGAAGAATGGGTCGAATAAATCATGGAGGAGGTCCAGCACCACCTCCAATGTCTGGAGGATGAGGAAG GTAA